ACATTCTCTCTCGGCTGAACCTCAACATTGGCTCGGCCCATATCGTGACCTTCGGCGAGAAGGCTGCCGACGTGTTCTATGTGACCGATTTGACCGGCGCCAAAATCACCACGAGCGGGCGAAGGGCCTCCATCCGCCAGAAGCTTCTCGACGCCTTCCCCAGCCGCGGGCCCGGGGCGGCCAAACCCGCACCGGCCTCAGCTACCTCCCAAGGAGAAGGAGACGAGACGGCGGCTTGATTTCCGCCGCTTGAACCCTGATATCGGCAGTAATTCCAAAATCGCGCGCCAGCGCCCACCCATCGATTGACGAGCAAGCGGACCCCCATGCCCGACGAAACATTACCCGAAACCAATTTTTCCGCCGCGGATGGCGAAGCGCCGTCGACGGCGGAGGGCAACCAGGATCCCTTCGTTGTCCTGCAAAATCTACAGCGCGAAAACGGCGAACTGAAAGACCGGCTCCTGCGCACGCTTGCGGATATGGAAAACATGCGCCGCCGCACCGAGAAGGAGGTGGCGGACGCCAAACTCTACGGCGTCTCCAGCTTCGCCCGCGACATGCTGAGCTTCGCCGACAATCTGCGGCGCGCCGTCGAGAACATTCCCGACGAATTGCACAAGAGCACGGATAGCGCGATCACGACGCTGATCGGCGGCATCGAAGTCATTGAGCGCGATTTCATCTCGCGCCTCGCGCGCCATGGCGCCAAGAAAATGGAGCCGCTCGGCACCAAGTTCGATCCCAATCTGCACGAGGCCCTTTTTGAAGTCCCCGACGAAACGGTTCCAAACGGCACCGTCGTGAAGGTGGTCGAGGATGGCTATACGATCGGCGATCGTATGCTGCGTCCCGCCAAAGTGGGCATTTCGCGCGGCGGTGCCAAATCGGCAAGCTAATCCAAACGACGTGGCAGGGCTTTAGGCTTGCCCTGTGACGTCGTCGGTGCGCGTCTCCTTTTTGGCGCGCGCAGCGCTTCTTTCGCGCAATTCGCCGACTTCGTCCTCAGTCAGAAGATCGATGCCCACATACCTGTTCTCGGCATCGCCGGCGCGAATGAGTTCGTCGAGCTTCGCCTGAATCGCGGCGCCGTCGCGGTTCTGCGAATTTTGAATCACGAACACCATGAGGAACGTGATGATGCTCGTTGCCGTATTAGCGACGAGCTGCCACGTATCCGAATAATGATAGATGGGCCCGAGCACTGCCCAGACGACAATCAATAGCGTGGAAATGACGAACGCCATGGGATGGCCGGCGATATGCGCGCACCACGCGGCAAATTTTGAAAATACATCCTTCATAATAGAATACTCACAGCGTAGCTGATACCAACGGCCCTAGGTTTTGACCGTTGCCCATGACCGGGTGGTTATCGAGGCCACCCGTTCGTGATCGTTGGCAAAGAAGTTCCAGGCGTCGCAGCACGTAGATACGCTCTCGTCGTAGGTTTCGTACACCGTATTCGAAAGCTTGTTGCCGCGCAGATATTCCCAGACATTTTCAATCGGGTTCAATTCGGGCGAATAGGCTGGAAGCTTCATCAGCGTCATATTTGCCGGAACATTCAAATCTTTTGCGATGTGAAATCCGGCCCCGTCGAGAACCAGGACCGCGTGGGCGTCGTCCGCAACTTTGCGACCAATAAGATCGAGGTGGACCGAGACAGACCGAGCGTTGAGAAAGGGCAGCACCACGCCCACCGCCTCTCGCTTCGCCGGACACGCCGCACCCAGGATATAGGCCCAGATCCTGCGCTGATCGCGTGGTGCAGGCGGACGGCTGCCGCGCTTTGCCCAGACCCGCGTCAGTGTGCCTTGTTGTCCGACCCGCGCTTCGTCCTGCATCCAGATCTCGATCGGCTTACCGCGCGCGTGTTCGGGTAAAGCCGCGGCTACATTGGCTGCGAACTCTTTTTAAAAACCTCCTGCGCGGCCGGGTCCGCCTTGGGGTTGAATGGACGTACCGAAAGCCGGCGATAGCCAAGTGCGTCGAGAAGCTTTCCAACCGTGCGTTCGTGCAAGACGAGCCCGAAATCCTGCTTAAGCCGATCCCGCAAATCAGCGCGCCGCCACCGCACGACTTTGTCTTTGCCGGCCTGCGGACCCGCCTCCACCAACGCGATCAAGCCTTGCTTCTGCTCAGCCGTCAGCCTCGATGAGCGGCCCGGCGGGATCTTGTTTTCCAGGCCGGCAAGTCCGTCCGAATTATACCGATGAACCCAATCGCGCAGCGTCTGCCGATCCATCCCACAATTGCGCGCTGCTGTCGTTCGATCCGCCCCTTCCATCACCAGCGCCAGCGCCAGCATCCGCCGTGCGGCCGCCGCGTTCTTCGATCGCGCTGACGCCTGCCGCAGCTCAGACGCTGACAAATCCAGACGAGTCACTGCAATCCC
This Methylovirgula sp. DNA region includes the following protein-coding sequences:
- the grpE gene encoding nucleotide exchange factor GrpE, which encodes MPDETLPETNFSAADGEAPSTAEGNQDPFVVLQNLQRENGELKDRLLRTLADMENMRRRTEKEVADAKLYGVSSFARDMLSFADNLRRAVENIPDELHKSTDSAITTLIGGIEVIERDFISRLARHGAKKMEPLGTKFDPNLHEALFEVPDETVPNGTVVKVVEDGYTIGDRMLRPAKVGISRGGAKSAS
- a CDS encoding low affinity iron permease family protein, producing MKDVFSKFAAWCAHIAGHPMAFVISTLLIVVWAVLGPIYHYSDTWQLVANTATSIITFLMVFVIQNSQNRDGAAIQAKLDELIRAGDAENRYVGIDLLTEDEVGELRERSAARAKKETRTDDVTGQA
- a CDS encoding IS630 family transposase (programmed frameshift), translated to MAGIAVTRLDLSASELRQASARSKNAAAARRMLALALVMEGADRTTAARNCGMDRQTLRDWVHRYNSDGLAGLENKIPPGRSSRLTAEQKQGLIALVEAGPQAGKDKVVRWRRADLRDRLKQDFGLVLHERTVGKLLDALGYRRLSVRPFNPKADPAAQEVFKKKFAANVAAALPEHARGKPIEIWMQDEARVGQQGTLTRVWAKRGSRPPAPRDQRRIWAYILGAACPAKREAVGVVLPFLNARSVSVHLDLIGRKVADDAHAVLVLDGAGFHIAKDLNVPANMTLMKLPAYSPELNPIENVWEYLRGNKLSNTVYETYDESVSTCCDAWNFFANDHERVASITTRSWATVKT